ACACGTAAAAGACAGTACATAGCAGTGATTGTTTCTTTTTGCCTTTGCCCTCATGTTTGCCAACCCCTCCCTTCACAGACAGTGACACCGCAAACAATAACACGAAGATGAACGACAGCCAACAGTTTTATCTTAAATATCACAAATAGATTTGACTTTATTAggatataataaatattattaagattttattattttatttgtaggtTGATGAgtgaaaaagcattttaattaaatgcataaaaaacatatttgatcTCATTACTGAATATAAAATGCGCAGCAGGCCTGAACCTAAACTGGTTTATCAGTCACTGAAGCAATGCAAAGCAAGTGTGTagttaatttagatttttcaaaaatttttattgttgtttttatgtttcaaaGACAGTTTTACCCGTATAACCGTTTGTTTTTGCCTCACGCTGAAGGCGCAGAagaataaaaccattaaaaagaacGAAACTAAGTTAATGAATGGGTTAAAACAAGAGTCATAAAACGGGTAGGCGACGTcgataaatatataacaatgcCTGTGCTCCGGGTTTGTTCAGCTGATATCGAAAAGTGAGGTGAAAGGTACACTcgctgtgtgtgtatgtgtgtttgctaAGGGTGTAGCGGGAAAAGGGAGACAGCGCGGCGAAGCCCGTTATTTCCTTCACCGCTGTAAACATTAACCCAAAACCATATCACGGACGACAAACTAAAGAACCACGATGCGTTAAAACGGATGCGGCATTGAttagaaaaagaagaaagaaaagaaagaaagaaagaaagattagatAAATTAGACTTTTTCATAGCCTTTCAGCATTGCTGTATAGGGAGATTATCACAATTAATTTAATCACTGATTAACACCGCTTTAAGTAATTAGCCTATACAGTAAACGTTATGGCAACGAAAAGAACAGGTACAACAACCTCCTGACATACCTGCGTGAATCAGTGATATAAATGTCTCTGTTTCAGGTTAGTTCAGTTTATGAATGGGCTGTTATGCAAATGGATTAAACtttcgcacacacacaaaaaaaaaaaaaaaaaaaaaaaacgcagggTGACAAACACTAAAAACATCTGAACGCATTCTTTTAGAATGTCACAATTCTACAACACACAATTCGTCTTTAACTATTAAccgttcatatttaaaaatgacactaatacattataatatctCATTGCGGATGATCATAAAATGATGACCCGTAGTCTTAAGAAGGGGCTCATAATGAACACTTGTGTCTATTCCGTTAGGTGACCCGCAATAATAGCCAAAATGTTTACCTcgaaaaacagttaaaataagCTTGTAATACGAATACGTAAATAAATACCACCTAATATATAATCTACACTGCCTAATCTAGCAGTAGCAGCTTTCAGTTAAAAAGTTTCCTTTAcctcgagaaaaaaaaaaaaagcttatatgGTGCTTGActataaatgttttgtgtggGCCACTGGCACCTTACTGTGTTGCAATGAGTTTTATGTTATAAGGAAGACAGTTGGGTCTGAAGGTCAACTAAAAGAGCAATAACGGCCCTCTTACACACAAACTCATTGTATAAGAGCATTTTTAGTTCAATCACTCACAAAAATAGTGGAATTTAGGTACGTTTTGTAAgccttttaaaataatgtagcCTACCATAAAAGCTacgcacatttttaaaaatacatttaaaaacaaaatgcacaaaacaaGCTATTAAATCACAAATGGATGTTGCTTAAAATCACTTAGGTTTTCTTGGGAATGAGCTGTTGTGTTAGTGAATGTGCCATTCGATGCATCCGTACCGTTATCCCGGATTGTGTGCTAAAAGTGTTTACTTTTGTATCGTCTCACCTGGAATATAAATGTCACCGCGTTCATGATCTGGCAGATCGCTCCAGTTTCTCTTGCCGGGTGAATTTCCCGTTTTCTTCACTAGGAAAGCTCGTGGCATGGTCTATTCCCGAGGTCCTTCCCGCTATCTCTCAAAaattaaacagcagttttttttaaacaccgaCCTACTTTTGGAACTgctttaaaatacacattaactGTAAAGTCCTTCTTGGATGGCGTCTTCAAATGCTTTTCCTCAGTTTGGAAAAACCAACCCAAGTTCTTGGCTCTATACGCACACCTCTGGACTCCAAACTTTTTGTACCTGTGCAGGTTTCCGTGGAGTTTCCCACTACATTTACCCGCTTCTGCTTACACCTTCCGCCGTCTTCCGCTACTCGGAGTTTACGAAGTCTTCTTCGAAAAATTCACCCAGTCCAGTAGGTTAAGACACAGCTAGGTGTCTTTGTCAAGATGGGAGGTGATGTTTGTGCCAGGTAAATAGTCCAAACTGCTCAGCCGACGGACTACAAAACGAATTTCAGTAGCTGATTAGAGCGCAGGTACACTTTTCATGAGGAAACAGGTAACAATGCGCATGCGTTTGAACATAACGGTGACAACAAACCCGACCCAGTCCGGCCTCTACGCCTTACCTGTCCAACcggttttctctctctgtcttcccCCCTCCCCTGAACAATTCCGCTTCAAGGTGGCAGCGAAGTGAATGTAGAGGTAATAGCCTACGAGGAAAGATGTGACCAAAAACGAACTAAGACGAAATGTTACACCGATTGTATACAGGTAAAGTTGACTATTACGTCatgtacaaaaaacaaaaaaacctgaaaaacgGTGTAGTTTCCTCCTTGGGTTTTTCTTCTGACACTTTGAGAGCATGTCTTGGGCATTTAAATATGGTGGAAACAGCTCAAATGACCAAaggtcatttattatttttttttgtttagtgtagTCACTCATATTGCTTATTGTTCATTAGACTAAGCATTGGATGTGGGAACAGCTAGTGATGATGATCATTGTAACTCAACGGCCAAATGCAGCTGCACAGGCTTTGTTCCtcttaattcactaaaaataaaactttaacaatattactgtgaaACTTCTGAGCTAATCCCCTGGAATTTCACACCTTATGTATGAAGCAACTGATAATGACAGTTAAACTACACAAGTGTACACAAAACAGCAGTTCATCATGATGCTAATCGAACAATTAGGAAAATACTCAGTTTCAACGGTTTCATGTCAGCAGCTACTTTTTGCAGTTTCGCTTACACttcaaaaaataaaggttctttattggaacctttcaaatgcagaaaaagttCTTTGGATTTCTAAAATTGGATTTCAAAACCTGTTCtttcaaaaatggttcttctgtggagcctatatttttaagagtgtacgcTGAAATGTTTGCTAGAGTAGCAGTACACACTGTATATTTTCCGAAATGTTCATGCTATTCTTCTGCTTTAGCCTACAGAGTGCTTCCATCATATGAAAACTAAAATTGACATCAAGTCctaaaatgcttattttccTCAGTCATGTGCGTTAGCTTTAAATGACCCAGATAATGGGAGGAGAGAgcaatatataaatgaaaaacaggCTGAGGTAAAAAGAGCAAACAGGCGGAAAGATGAAGAGTTGATAGCACaaatgagaaagagaaagacttTGAGTGAAAAAAGGAGTGTGTAGGTGTGCAGAATGACAGGTATGCTGTTTGGGCTGTTGGAGTGGTTGTGGCAGAACATTAggcttaagttttttttttttttttttttttttttaaatcagcctcTCCATCCAGCTCTCACTAAAACGGCTCTATCAAAATTAATATGAGAaattatcatgatttaaaactTCTAGAGGTCTCATAAGTGAGAATGAACATCCCTCATAATGCAGGCCTTGCATTCTATACGCCGTTATAAATCAGTTCAGCCACAAGACGGAAGTCCCGTGCACCTTATACTGTAAACTTACTGTTACAAACATCGGTCTCAAAGACCAGACGTTGGCAGCCATGCAAGTAGAGCTGCCAGGAGGGCAAGAGTCAGTACATTCAAGCTGAACCTGATAGACGGCCTACGACCATTTCTCTGACAATCACCCCATCCCTTCCCCCATTTCTCTTCTTCTCTTTCTGCTCAGAGCCTGCTTTACTTCATTCACTTCTAAGCCATAAGAATGACTGGTAGTGACTTTTATTAAAGCTATGGGTTTTTTCCACAGCTGGGTGGAGTTGTGACCAGCACGCATTACTGTCACAGTATTTGTGTGACATGACTTTAGCGTGTGTCACACCTGTTGACCAGAATCGATTTGTGGTCTGAAAAGGTAGTTTGGAAAAACTCTTCTCACAGATCCACATTCTAGAGTGCATTAGTAAGGAATGTTTGTTACTATTGAAATATGGTAGCAgtcatcacacacacatgctttctcattctgtcttttttgttaTGTCAGTGTGCGTTCCTGCTTGGCTTGTTACACCTGTGATTTGAGCCACGATGAATTTTAAAGTTCACATGATgctattttttccatttaatcatCTGTTGAACTTCCTGGAATgcttttttgcctttattattaaGTGGTAATATCTGCCACGTGGAATTGTTATGATGCAGTTCTCTTTTACCTTATGAGGGCAGATTTTCTTCTAACCATAAAAAGCAGTGTTAATTTTCAATACGAGGATCATTATAGTTGGTAGTTATCaatccaaaattaaaaaaaaaaagtagctgaAAATAATGACAGCTATACACTGTCTATGCCCACGGTGTATGCTCACAGTTTGCATTGTCTGTACGTTCAGAGCTttaatgtaatgattttaatgaaaGCATACTTGTTTAGCTACACATTCAACAACTTACACTTCTGAGGCAGCAAATACAAGCACCTGAAAGCTACTGTAGTTTAGCACAGTATCTACAGAGACATTTCAACTTTGCTGAATATTGACCTACAACAGAATATCAGTCAAATAAATCaagtattcaaaataaaaacaataaaggaATTCACCACAAGGCATTTTTgccactattttaaatatttagggtATTTTTTGCTCCAGCTCTGGTTAATTTCTGACCgtcattcatatttttattaattttcattatagTAGACTTTAAATGCCCATTTCATGCACATTTATTTAAGCAATTTATTGCATTCAAATGACATATTTACAGATGCTACATAAGTTGCTTTTGCACTGATTTCAGATGTTAGATTTAGTCAtgttttaaaagcagaaatagcaaacataacattaaaacaCAGAAATAGCTGGTGCcagaaaacaggaaaacaaaatggatttattaaatacaattaaaaacaatattccaaaaaaaaagtaagtaaaaacaGGTCGCAATGAACTGTGTTAGTAGGAATTTTCTGTATTGATTTTTCACAGGTGTTTTACCTGCTCTGTacctgtttagttttttttacagttttattgtttttttatttttaaacagtgaaacaaaaaagaaatttgtAAAATCGTAAATGCATGATGAGTTAAAGCATTTAGGAAGACAGGACTAGATGTCACAAGATTAGTGAATAATTCTAATTATGTTTACTTTTAGAAGCAAATTTCTGAATAGGCACATACCTTAAAGTCTTGGCAACACAAAAACTATTGAACTTTACCTTTAGTGATGcctataagaaaaaaataaagtttatcgAACACACTATGACCTTTTGTGACAACATGCATTTAGTGGGGCATGCTATCACAAGGGAAACTGTCATTAAGTATCCCATTAGCCAAATTGAAACAGTAAAAcgattatacaatacaaaacaatagaTACTGAGAAACTGCTGTTGTGACAACTTCGATGTGTGACAACTATCCCTGGTCTCCCTTGTTTGTTTCATATGGATCAGTTTAACAGATTGGCAGTGGCATCTATTGGTTAGCATAGAGTGAGTTTACTTTATGTAGTTTTATATGCCACTAAAGGGCCTTTGGATAGATGGCGAATGTAAGCACGTGTTTGCTTTAGGAAACGTTAGCAAAAAGTGCAGTTATAAAATCAGTAGGTCCGCCACCTGGCGGCGCGTTGAGGAAACGCAGCCTCGCCGAATCCAGTCAACCCTCGGGTATTTTCTCTCTGACAGTTACTTTTTGACATGCTACAACACGAACGATGTACGGAGAGAGAAAATACCGTTAGGATTTGATTTGGGAGTTACCTAGAGCGGCAAAAACAACAATGTAAAAACAGTTAGTGTTGATTACGGTGCcattaacaaacacaaagtAGTTGTACTGTATTATGTAAGTCTAAGCTGTATATAGTCTCACTCTGATGTTTGGAAATAAGGCCCAGTCTCGGTACTAAGGtatgtgaaagagagagaaagggtgGGATGTTATAAAGAGAGAAATTACCTGCAGTAACTTGCCATCTGACactgtaatgtttatttcattgtGTTCAAGTACACTCATCTTAACAGAAAGTTTGAAGTGCAGTGTGTGAGAAACTAGGCCAAATGAACTGTATAGGCCTGCAACAGTGAATGAAGCtaatttataaatgaaacaacATGAATTTACTAATGTTCATGTTGTATTAAAGGATTAATACCTGAAAAGTAATGACTATTTGTTGGCATACATAATGGATTGCAGTGCAGTcttgtttaagaaaaatatattgtattattttagtcTTTCCATCCTGAAGAGATGATTAATTAAAGGCTCCTGGTGTTTTGTTAATATAACAAGtaaaatttgcatatttgtttTGTATAAAAAGACTTTTAGTAGTGAAAGTAGTGTTACCATTCGTCCTCTTTTTCCCAGACATGTCCTGGcgggatttctaaattgcctaaaatgtcTGCGATTTGgctctgtttttttgtcttcATATTTGCTGAAGATAATGACTGAAAAGTAGTTTTACCATTAGCAGGCAAGCATTGCACATAAGTACATAATCCACTAATTGTTGGGATCTACAGAGAACGGACAAAGCAATGCAAATTcacataaatataatgtatgaGCACTGTAGAGATCATgtcaatataaaaacagtagCAAAACATGGAAAAACAGGATGTGTGGTCATCCTAGTGGAAGTGCTCTTTGTGTTATACATGAAAATTTAGTGCCAATGTGGCAGCAAACAAATCATTTACTgtgcaagacaaaaaaaaatgtcactctTCAGTCCAGCAGGACAGGTGTGATCACCAGCGGAGCGTCATTTTTCCCTGTTTTGTTGGTACAGGGACTGAAGAACGGATAAATAGTCTCAGAGAAGTTGTCCATAAATGTATAGATGTGTGTCTTTGCATCCACATTATAAAAGGACACTTGGCCTTTGTCGTAATCTACAAACAGCCCTATCTTCTGGGGTTTCTGGCTGAGGGGTAGGACCGTGGAAGGCTCAGTCCTGAAGGCATAGTTGTTCTTGTCCCGCAAGCTAAGAAACCAGTAGCCGTTGCTGGGGCTGACTGTGATCTTACCCTTCCTGTTGCAGGAGTGACTCGCCACTCCCAGGTCCCAGTCAGTCTTTCCACCCACCTCCACCTCCCAGTAGTGTCGGCCACTGGTGAATCCCTCGCAGCCGAGGACACAGACTACACGGTCGAAGCGCTCACGGTTGTTGGGAGCATGCTGGTGCCTTTCACCACACCACACCTTCTTCTTGTCTTCTGATAGGAAGAGACGTGGATGAGCTGTGTTggagtccagggtcacattcaCTGGggtaaaaaggtaaaataataattatatttagtatttaggtAACACTGACTATATGATGTATCTGGCTCTGGCTGCCACGTttggagtacttttttttttttttttaaagaaattaatattttgattcagtATTTCAATGTTTCTTGGGCAATCATCATATTATGATGATTTCTAACGGATCTTGTGacaattaagaaattgtagctTTACTACAAAAGGAATAAAGTACaaagtacatatttttaataataaaaatattttataatattgtttttactgcattttggatcaattaaatgcagccttggagaGCATAagtgacttctttcaaaaacattaataaatcttaccaaccccaaattatgtatacacatacataatatttgtatgtaatGTATTGAAGAAttgaattatatttacttatattacaattttaaccagttaaattgatttttatttaattaatttgatataaatacactactagtcaaaggtttttgaacagtaagatttttaatgttttaaagaagtctcttctgctcaccaaacctacagcaaaaacagtaatattgtgaaatattttaactgtttagaataactgttttctatatgaatatattttaatatgtagtttattcctgtaattaaagctacattttcagcatcattatttcagtcttcagtgtcacatgatccttcagaaatcattctactgtgctgatttgcttttcaagaaacattttattatcaatatctaaacagtacattttttcaggattctttgatgaatagaaagatccaaagatcagcatttatctgaaataaaaaacatttgatgataaagacatttataatgttacaaaagatttcagataaatgctgttcttctgaactttctaatcatcaaagaaacctgaaaagattttactcagctgttttcaacttaataataataataataaatgttttttgtgcagcaaatcagaatattagaatgatttttaaaggatcatatgactggagtactgatgctcaaaattcagctttaaaatcacaggaataaattacattttaaaatatattcaaatagaaatcagttattttaaatagtacaaatatttcaaaattgtactgtttttgctgtactttggattaaataaatgcaggcttggtgagaagaaacattaaaaaacattacaattttttgactggtagtgtatatacctgtatatttaattcaatatatattttttttataaataaatagtccTATATGTTTAGTTTAGAAAGTATAATGCACACGCATCTATAATGTCTCTTAGTTAATATACtggcatgtaaaaaaaatagaaattaatattgctgtttaataacattttagatAACATGCCATACTTCCTAACAAGTtccaaaatgcttaaaaacattctcatacttgcacaaaaacaacagaactGAAGTTCATATGGCCTTCAAGGGATGCAGATGTGATGTGCAGGAATTAACAATCAATAAACTGTTATCTCAACTATTCAGGACTTTATACATAACAGGACAAAGCTGTTATCAAGTCTtgagaaaaaaactttataGCACTTGCTTATAAATGCTCagcaataaaagcaataaaatgtaATCTCTAACACATACCTGCATATTCCTGTATTCTCTTGACTTCTGCAAAACATTGAAATAAGGTCATTGTTATTTAAGAGACaaagattaaaatgcatttcataattCTAAATCCATAGTTATATAACGAATCATAGTAAGACAAATACTTTACTTACTTGGGTGTGACTTTACCGGTGATTGGTTAGCGGATACAGACAGGCCTAGAGcagaaagaaacaaagtcaaCCAAAATAGGCTGAAAATGCATGAAGTAACTTCTCCATctgccactagatggcactgtAGTGTAATGTTTGACAGGTGTCACTCACAGACTGCAGGTACTTTCTGAAGCTCCTCCTTAAACTGTTCCAGTAGCTGACAGACAGAGGTGTAAATTGTTTTAGTCCCAAGGTCACAGGTCAGCGAGACACCCGTCCAGTCTTTCATTGACATGGGAGTGCTGACCTCAGAGTAGCCCTGTTAGAGAATTCaaggcaaatttatttatatagcacatttcatacacatcaaagtgctttacataaaaaataatcacaacaataaaggcaaggaattaaaatttaaaacaaattaaaacagtcaaaaataaaagatgatgatatataaaatagtaCAGAGCAATTAGTTGGGATGTAGCACAGTGTTTATTCAGTAAATAGCAGAAGACCAAGAGCAATTTTTGATCTTGATTTTTGCTAAGTCatgcttattttctttttatccaccttttcatatatttaaggTGACTTAGGTTagattttatgggtctggcttctggtctcatctgcgttcagctatttttagctgtacaaaacagctcgttttactacttgatattgcaaattggtgtttcttacaatattattttaatgtattatcttaattatggacacagtggtttgtagtgcaaacagttttactatttacagcatgttgttattcttctcattatttccctatagcgacTAATAAACCGGAAGTTTTGCTCATAAGCATACTTTcacattgaagaataaggtggataatctCTATAGTTTGTCAGTTGTTCATTGACTGCTTCCATTGTAAAATGTCTAATAGCATTTTTAACTCCACTGgcaaatagattaaaaataaataaacaaataagtatggaccacaaaaccagtcataagtagcacgggtatatttgtagcaatagccaaaaatacattgtaggggtcagaattataaaattatttttaaatatattttattttagaaattattttatgccaaaaaatcattaggatattaagtaaagatcacgttccatgaagatattttgtacatttcctactgtaaatatattttgcttaatttttgattagtaatatgaatggctaagaactttaaaggcaattttctcagtatttagatttttttgcaccctcagattccagattttcaaatagttttatctcggccaaatattcatattcatttccAAATATTCATGTCTtagcaaacaatacatcaatggaaagcttatttattcatctttttgatgatgtgcatatatatatgtatatatatgtatatatatatatatatatatatatatatatatatatatatatatatatacatatatattcttaaacaaatattaaatataacaggtaaatacaattaatgtctatttatttctcaatgaattaatttaaatataaaataattgcattttagatttattgttgtgtatttatttattattatttatttattttcattattatttatttttagttagaaatttaatttaactcaaatatAGCTGTTATTTGTCAgtaattcatttatttgcaCTGCTGTTGAAAgctttggggtcagtaagaacagtttttttttttataaagtaatacttttgttcagcaaggatgcattaaattgtttaaaagtgacagtaaagactttctTTATTacagaaacctaaaaaaaaaatccctgttTGTTTAATaagctgcacaactgttttcaatactgataataaaaaaatgtttttagaaaattctgctttgccataacagaaataaatgacatttctaaaacattcaaacagaaaagagttattttaaactgtaatattatttattgtttttaatgtacttttgatcaaataaatgcagcctaggtgagcattagagacttctttcaaagacctaaaaaaaaaaatcataccaatactaaacttttgatcagtagtgtgcatttctttcatttttttaataatgaattgaTAATTGGCAGTAATAATCCTTCGTCTttcagaatctttttttttttttttcagagcaaAATACGCATAATGCAGTTGTATTGTGAATGATTGCTAAGGGCTTTGCTATGTTGTTACTCAGGTATTCTGTGTTTTCTAATGTGTTGCCccagttgagatcaaaagtttacacaccttgcatgatattttttatttagtactgacctgaataagatatttcacataaaagatgtttgcatatagtccacaagataaaataatagttgaatttacaaaaatgaccccgttcaaaagtttacatacacttaattcttaatactgtgttgttacctgaatgatccacagctgtgttttttgtttactgagtcccttctttgtcctgaacagttaaactgcctgctgttcgtcagaaaaaatccttaggttccacaaattctttgattttccagcagttttgtgtatttaaatcctttccaacaatgactgtatgaatttgagatccatcttttcacaaaaggacaactaagggactcacatgcaactcataatgctgaaaaaccaaagaatttgtgggacctgaaggatttgtCTAAAGAActcagctgtgaatcattcaggtaacaacacagtattaagtgtattaagtgtatgtaaacttttgaacagggtaatttttataaatttagctattattttctaatatgaaaacgtgaaatatcttaggtcagtactaaataaaaaataacatgcattttgtatgatccctcttattttggtcaaataattaacattctgtaaggtgtacgtaaccttttgacctcaactgtatgccTTTGTCAGGGCATTGAGGTGATTTCTTATTGGTTCATGTCAAACAAACCTACTTGTGTGTCTGTGACATTCGAAATAGAATAAATAGCAGAAAAGATGAGACTGAAAAGAACTGGAGAGTCTGTTACTCAGATTAAATCTGACGCCTAAGGCGTGTGTATGTTGTTTTGACACATTACAGACCTTCAGTCCAGTGATGTAATTTTCAGTCCGGGCCAGTTTAGCCAGCGCTGTGCTTCTCCTCCTCAGCTCGGTGATCTCCTGCTCCAGCTCTCTGATCATGAGCTCAGCCTGATGCTCTGCTGAGCAGCGGTTTATCTCAGTCATTTCCAGCAGCCCCGCCTGACTGCGCTCGAGAGAGCTTATCAAAGCTCCAAACAGCTGCATGCTGCGCTGTACCTCATGCTCTGACAACATCTGGAGCACAGGAGGAAACAGTAGCAAGAATGATGGAAGACTGTGTGACCAAAGGTCCAATGCTCGTTACCACTAAAAATCAGTTGACATTTATACTATAGCTGTTTACTTTTCTCCAAGACTTTGGGGATTTTTTGATGCTGTGGGATGAAGAGAACAAGTGAAGCTACTGCGTTACTCACTTTGACACCAACCAGCGATTGTTTGATCTCCTCCACTTTCTGCATCCTCTCTTTGGTCATCTCCTGTATCTCGGTCTCTGTGATACCAATCTTCATCTTTGTGAAAGAAAACAGGAAATGATGCAGCAGGAAGTGCCCCAGATTTTACCAGTAAACACATGGTCgtaatgcaacatttatttcaaacaagTGCTTAAGCAATGTCAATGCTTCATATATGTTTACCATACAATTTTACATCCAAAATGACAGAAGAATGACAGCTTTTTGATTTTGAGTAAGAGTAGTGGCCAAAGGTCTCTGCCCCACAATTGGTCAGTAATATACAGTGGACCCAAAATGTATGTGAACACCTAAAACACTTCCAGTTGTAGACTCTCAGAATAAAACGTGCAAAAATTGTACCTTCAGGGTTGCAACAGCTTGCCACTGGGGCAAtactcttaaagggacagcttTGTGCATTAAGGctgtattttattccattgaGACGTCATGAGTACTCTAAGGCACTAATATGCTCCCTTTCGGGGTAAAGAAGGTACAAAGGTTTCATTttgagatttctgaccctgtgaTAAACTGTTGTACCCCTAAAGGTacaatttttgcacattttttttttctgacagtgtatgaGCACCACTGGTTTAGCTAACAAAATCAAAC
The sequence above is a segment of the Labeo rohita strain BAU-BD-2019 chromosome 7, IGBB_LRoh.1.0, whole genome shotgun sequence genome. Coding sequences within it:
- the LOC127167716 gene encoding zinc finger protein RFP, with protein sequence MPLSRSFLSEEQLLCSICLDVFDNPVSTPCGHSFCMTCISHYWDAVKHCQCPLCKQTFKRKPDLHINRTLREITEQFKRMKENPGASGGEGTGRDSEQGVKQDSMDGKLPGYLMDEMKRRLTRHRAHSNSVASQHESGSEQTVTPNTDSTSDTQLPVFCRQLSQRRYTLSGAADAMKVPLCPKHHRNLELFCRSDLECICVECGQTEHQSHDITCAEKEWQSHKMKIGITETEIQEMTKERMQKVEEIKQSLVGVKMLSEHEVQRSMQLFGALISSLERSQAGLLEMTEINRCSAEHQAELMIRELEQEITELRRRSTALAKLARTENYITGLKGYSEVSTPMSMKDWTGVSLTCDLGTKTIYTSVCQLLEQFKEELQKVPAVCLSVSANQSPVKSHPKVKRIQEYAVNVTLDSNTAHPRLFLSEDKKKVWCGERHQHAPNNRERFDRVVCVLGCEGFTSGRHYWEVEVGGKTDWDLGVASHSCNRKGKITVSPSNGYWFLSLRDKNNYAFRTEPSTVLPLSQKPQKIGLFVDYDKGQVSFYNVDAKTHIYTFMDNFSETIYPFFSPCTNKTGKNDAPLVITPVLLD